One stretch of Cyclopterus lumpus isolate fCycLum1 chromosome 10, fCycLum1.pri, whole genome shotgun sequence DNA includes these proteins:
- the atox1 gene encoding copper transport protein ATOX1, translated as MTKHEFEVAMTCEGCSGAVTRILDKLEDVKFEIDLPKKLVWIESDRDVAFLTDTLKKCGKEVKYIGTK; from the exons ATGACC AAGCACGAGTTTGAGGTGGCGATGACATGTGAAGGATGCTCAGGAGCTGTCACCAGAATTCTCGACAAACTGGAAG aTGTGAAGTTTGAGATCGACCTGCCGAAGAAGCTGGTTTGGATCGAGTCCGACCGAGACGTGGCGTTTCTCACGGACACGCTGAAGAAATGCGGGAAGGAGGTCAAGTACATCGGCACCAAGTGA
- the sparc gene encoding SPARC, with translation MRVWIVFLLCLAGHAMAAPTEEVPIEEELVTEELVVEEPEVGVNPVQVEIGEFDEAIEIVEEEEDVFAENPCLNHHCKKGKVCEVDESNTPMCVCQDASTCAAAEGDFEHVCGTDNKTFDTSCHFFATKCALEGTKKGHKLHLDYIGPCKHIETCLDSELSEFPLRMRDWLKNVLVTLYERDEDNNLLNEKQKLRVKKIFENEKRLQAGEHSLDLLAHDFEKNYNMYIFPVHWQFGQLDQHPVDGYLTHTEISPLRAPLIPMEHCTNRFFERCDADNDKYIALEEWANCFGIKEQDVDNDLIV, from the exons ATGAGGGTGTGGATCGTCTTCCTCCTGTGCCTGGCTGGCCACGCCATGGCTGCTCCT ACTGAGGAGGTGCCCATCGAGGAGGAGCTGGTAACCGAGGAGCTGGTTGTTGAG GAGCCCGAGGTGGGGGTCAACCCGGTGCAGGTGGAGATCGGAGAGTTCGATGAGGCCATCGAGATCgttgaggaagaagaagacgttTTTGCCGAGA atcCCTGCCTGAACCACCACTGCAAGAAGGGCAAAGTGTGTGAGGTCGACGAGAGCAAcacccccatgtgtgtgtgccaggaCGCCTCCACCTGCGCGGCCGCCGAGGGAGACTTCGAGCAC GTttgcggcaccgacaacaagaCCTTCGACACCTCCTGCCACTTCTTCGCCACCAAGTGCGCCCTGGAGGGAACCAAGAAGGGCCACAAGCTGCACCTGGACTACATCGGACCCTGCAAAC ACATCGAGACCTGCCTGGACAGCGAGCTCAGCGAGTTCCCCCTGCGCATGAGGGACTGGCTGAAGAACGTCCTGGTGACTCTGTACGAGCGCGACGAGGACAACAACCTGCTGAACGAGAAGCAGAAGCTCAGG GTGAAGAAGATCTTCGAGAACGAGAAGCGGCTGCAGGCCGGCGAACACTCTCTGGACCTGCTGGCTCACGACTTCGAGAAGAACTACAACATGTACATCTTCCCCGTCCACTGGCAGTTCGGCCAGCTGGACCAGCACCCCGTCGACGG GTACCTGACCCACACGGAGATCTCCCCCCTGCGCGCCCCGCTCATTCCCATGGAGCATTGCACCAACCGCTTCTTCGAGCGGTGCGACGCCGACAACGACAAATACATCGCCCTGGAGGAGTGGGCCAACTGCTTCGGCATCAAGGAGC